The following proteins are encoded in a genomic region of Cloacibacillus sp. An23:
- the rplN gene encoding 50S ribosomal protein L14 — protein sequence MIQLRTVLNVADNSGARKLLCVQVKGGSFRKVGTVGDVIVGAVREAAPNGNIKKGDVVKAVIVRTKKEIRRKDGSYVRFDDNAAVVIDNNGDPKGTRIFGPVARELREKKYMRIVSLAPEVV from the coding sequence ATGATTCAGCTTCGTACAGTACTTAATGTAGCCGACAACTCTGGCGCGCGCAAGCTGCTCTGCGTCCAGGTCAAGGGCGGCAGCTTCCGCAAGGTCGGGACAGTCGGAGACGTTATTGTCGGAGCCGTTCGCGAGGCTGCTCCAAACGGCAATATCAAAAAGGGCGACGTCGTTAAGGCCGTCATCGTCAGAACTAAGAAGGAGATCCGCCGCAAGGATGGTTCGTATGTTCGTTTTGACGATAACGCGGCTGTCGTCATCGACAACAACGGCGACCCCAAGGGAACGCGTATTTTTGGACCTGTCGCAAGGGAACTGAGAGAAAAGAAATATATGCGCATAGTCTCTCTGGCTCCCGAAGTAGTTTAG
- the rpmC gene encoding 50S ribosomal protein L29 has translation MDPKELRDLSIAELKDKHKQYKEELFNLRFQNAIGQLNNSGRIKEVKKTIARILTVITEKEMGIDHSGARR, from the coding sequence ATGGATCCCAAGGAACTCAGAGATCTCAGTATTGCTGAGCTCAAAGATAAACACAAGCAGTACAAGGAAGAATTGTTCAACCTCCGCTTCCAGAACGCTATCGGCCAGCTGAACAATTCAGGACGCATAAAAGAAGTTAAGAAGACTATCGCCCGTATACTTACGGTCATTACCGAAAAAGAGATGGGCATAGATCATTCTGGAGCAAGGAGGTAA
- the rplV gene encoding 50S ribosomal protein L22, whose protein sequence is MEVKASAKQLRVSANKARRVLALIRGKNASEALMILKYTPNKPARYAEKVLKSAVANAEHNHGLDMDKLVVKSATADQGAYMKRFRPVSMGRAHAFRHHTCHITVVVCEK, encoded by the coding sequence ATGGAAGTAAAAGCGTCTGCAAAGCAGCTTCGTGTTTCTGCTAACAAGGCTCGCAGAGTGCTCGCGTTAATCCGCGGCAAAAACGCCTCGGAGGCGCTCATGATTCTTAAATACACACCCAACAAGCCGGCACGCTATGCTGAGAAGGTTCTGAAGAGCGCGGTCGCCAATGCGGAACACAACCACGGTCTTGATATGGACAAGCTTGTGGTAAAGTCCGCCACCGCCGATCAGGGAGCATATATGAAGCGCTTCCGTCCGGTCTCAATGGGACGCGCTCATGCGTTTAGACATCACACGTGCCACATTACAGTGGTCGTGTGCGAGAAGTAA
- the rplX gene encoding 50S ribosomal protein L24 has protein sequence MSKMRIKKGDRVRVISGKDAGKEGKILSRNIQKDTVIVENINFVTKSVRPTQKDPRGGLVKKEAPLAASKVMLVCPKCGKATRVGRAFLDDGRKVRVCKKCSEIIDKA, from the coding sequence ATGTCTAAGATGAGAATAAAAAAGGGAGATCGCGTCCGGGTGATTTCCGGAAAGGACGCCGGTAAGGAAGGTAAGATTCTCAGCCGCAATATCCAGAAGGATACCGTCATTGTTGAGAACATCAACTTCGTGACGAAGAGCGTGCGTCCGACTCAGAAAGACCCCCGCGGCGGACTTGTGAAGAAGGAAGCTCCGCTTGCCGCCTCTAAGGTTATGCTCGTATGCCCCAAGTGCGGCAAGGCCACCCGCGTGGGCCGCGCTTTTCTTGACGACGGCAGAAAAGTCCGCGTCTGCAAGAAGTGCAGCGAGATAATAGATAAGGCTTAG
- the rpsS gene encoding 30S ribosomal protein S19: protein MARSLKKGPYVDAKLLRRVEDMNESGKKTVIKSWARACAITPEMVGHTIAVHNGRIHVPVYISDNMIGHKLGEFAPTRKFGGHAGQERTTKVKK, encoded by the coding sequence ATGGCTCGTTCACTTAAGAAAGGTCCGTACGTCGACGCTAAGCTGCTTCGCAGGGTCGAGGATATGAACGAATCCGGCAAGAAAACGGTGATTAAAAGCTGGGCCCGCGCCTGCGCGATCACCCCTGAAATGGTCGGGCATACGATAGCCGTGCATAACGGCCGCATCCACGTCCCTGTATACATCAGCGACAACATGATTGGACATAAGCTCGGTGAATTTGCACCGACCCGCAAGTTCGGCGGGCATGCCGGGCAGGAACGTACTACGAAAGTGAAGAAGTAG
- the rplP gene encoding 50S ribosomal protein L16 — protein sequence MLSPKRVKYRKPHLTALRGYSKGATKVDFGEYGLQACENGWITARQIEAVRVAISRKMKKGGKIWIRIFPDRPVTEKPLETRMGKGKGNVEYWTAAVKRGRVMFEIAGVPRDIAEQAFRTASFKLPIKVKMLTREGAGE from the coding sequence ATGCTTTCTCCGAAACGAGTAAAATATCGTAAGCCTCACCTTACCGCTCTTCGCGGATACAGCAAAGGCGCTACGAAGGTCGACTTTGGTGAGTACGGTCTGCAGGCATGTGAAAACGGCTGGATCACCGCGCGTCAGATAGAAGCAGTCCGCGTCGCCATCAGCCGTAAAATGAAAAAAGGCGGAAAAATCTGGATCAGAATATTCCCGGACCGTCCTGTTACCGAGAAGCCTCTTGAAACTCGTATGGGTAAAGGTAAAGGTAACGTGGAATACTGGACTGCAGCGGTAAAACGCGGACGCGTAATGTTTGAGATAGCCGGTGTGCCTCGCGATATAGCCGAGCAGGCATTCCGTACAGCGTCATTCAAGCTGCCCATCAAGGTCAAAATGTTAACCCGAGAGGGAGCAGGTGAATAA
- a CDS encoding type Z 30S ribosomal protein S14 gives MARKCMENKAAQEPKFKVRKYNRCPICGRPHGYMRKFDMCRCCFRRLAREGKIPGVVKASW, from the coding sequence ATGGCTCGTAAATGTATGGAGAACAAGGCTGCTCAGGAGCCGAAGTTCAAGGTTAGAAAATATAACCGTTGCCCTATCTGTGGGCGTCCCCACGGATATATGCGCAAGTTTGATATGTGCCGCTGCTGTTTCCGCAGGCTCGCGCGCGAGGGTAAAATCCCCGGCGTGGTAAAGGCCAGCTGGTAA
- the rpsC gene encoding 30S ribosomal protein S3 — protein MGQKVHPVGYRLGVIYDWESRWYADGKKYAKFLHKDLELRDWIKKRWAQAGISRVEIERIGDVMRFTVWTARPGVVIGKQGAEIQAVREELQAMTGNRVMINIQEMKNPDVEAQVVAEGVASSLERRISFRRAMKQSIFRAMKSGAKGIKIQCGGRLGGAEIARTEWYLEGQLPLSTLRADIDYGFAEAHTIYGVIGIKVWIYKGEVMERKPVLDAEPAAKDRG, from the coding sequence GTGGGTCAGAAGGTTCACCCGGTAGGATATAGACTCGGCGTCATCTACGATTGGGAGTCCCGTTGGTATGCTGACGGCAAGAAGTACGCTAAGTTTCTTCATAAAGACCTTGAGCTCAGAGATTGGATAAAGAAGCGCTGGGCTCAGGCCGGCATCAGCCGTGTAGAGATTGAGCGTATAGGCGACGTTATGCGTTTCACAGTTTGGACCGCCCGGCCTGGTGTTGTAATTGGCAAGCAAGGCGCTGAAATACAGGCAGTTCGTGAAGAACTTCAGGCTATGACCGGTAACCGGGTAATGATAAATATTCAGGAGATGAAAAATCCTGATGTGGAAGCTCAGGTGGTAGCCGAGGGCGTCGCTTCTTCGCTGGAACGCAGAATCAGCTTCCGCCGCGCGATGAAGCAGTCGATATTCCGCGCCATGAAGTCAGGAGCTAAGGGCATCAAGATTCAGTGCGGCGGGCGTCTCGGCGGAGCTGAAATTGCTCGTACGGAATGGTATCTTGAAGGACAGCTTCCTCTTTCCACGCTCCGTGCCGATATAGACTACGGCTTCGCTGAAGCTCACACGATCTACGGAGTCATCGGGATCAAGGTATGGATATATAAAGGCGAAGTCATGGAGCGCAAGCCCGTTCTTGACGCGGAGCCGGCAGCCAAGGATAGGGGGTAA
- the rpsQ gene encoding 30S ribosomal protein S17, which yields MEERAAHRKIRTGTVVSDKMEKTIVVRVDRMAKHSLYGKPVLSSKKFMAHDETNECRVGDTVMIGETRPLSARKRWEVIEIVERAPILGNAAEEGAE from the coding sequence ATGGAAGAACGCGCCGCACATCGTAAGATCCGCACCGGTACTGTGGTTAGCGACAAGATGGAAAAGACCATAGTCGTTCGCGTTGACCGTATGGCAAAGCACTCTCTCTACGGTAAGCCTGTTCTTAGTTCCAAGAAATTTATGGCGCACGACGAGACTAACGAATGCCGCGTTGGCGACACGGTAATGATAGGTGAAACCAGACCTCTCAGCGCGAGAAAGCGCTGGGAAGTCATTGAGATAGTCGAGAGAGCGCCTATACTCGGCAATGCCGCTGAAGAGGGGGCTGAGTAG
- the rplE gene encoding 50S ribosomal protein L5, with protein MTPRLLTKYTEEVRPHLNEQFQYKNVMEIPRLAKVVINIGVNEAKLDQKYMDASINELTIISGQKPVLKRAKKSIAGFKVREGMPVACAVTLRSARMWEFVDRLFSIALPRIKDFQGISKKGFDGRGNFNLGLKEQLLFPEIDYDKVIRQRGMNITFVTTARTDEEAMALLKELGMPFAR; from the coding sequence ATGACACCGCGTCTTTTGACAAAATATACGGAAGAAGTTCGTCCTCACCTCAACGAGCAGTTCCAGTACAAGAACGTAATGGAGATCCCGCGCCTCGCGAAGGTGGTTATCAATATCGGCGTCAACGAAGCCAAGCTTGACCAGAAGTATATGGACGCTTCAATAAATGAGCTCACCATTATTTCAGGGCAGAAACCTGTGCTTAAGCGCGCCAAGAAGTCTATTGCAGGATTCAAGGTCCGCGAGGGGATGCCCGTCGCATGCGCCGTTACGCTGAGAAGCGCCAGAATGTGGGAGTTTGTAGACAGGCTCTTCAGCATCGCTCTACCGCGCATTAAAGACTTCCAGGGAATTTCCAAGAAAGGCTTCGACGGCAGGGGCAATTTCAACCTCGGCCTTAAGGAGCAGCTCCTTTTCCCTGAAATAGACTACGATAAGGTCATCCGCCAGCGCGGCATGAACATTACCTTCGTTACGACGGCCAGGACGGATGAGGAAGCTATGGCTCTCTTGAAAGAGCTCGGCATGCCTTTCGCCCGCTAG